gcgacgcgctcgacgtcgaccagcgGCCCGTCCGCGTCGGTAACGAGGCTCGAGGCGAACTCGGCGCCCTGCTCGGGGTTGATGCGCACGAcgtggcgcaggagcgtgGTGTAGTCCGGCGAGTAGCCGACCTTTTTGGCGTACAGCACAATCTTGTTGTACTGGCCGGTCTCGGCAAAGCACGCCACGACCTTGTTCGGGACGTTGGCGCGGAGGTACAcgcccagcgcgaggtTCATGTCGTGCTGGCGCACAATGTcaccgagctcctcgctGCACTCGATCTTGTCCTCCTTGAGCCACTTTTCGAGGAGGTGCTTGCGGCCCTGCACGAGCACGggcttggcgagctccaGCGACTCGTACTGGTTGAGCGTGCCcgactcgagcagcacgccaaAGTACTGCAGGATCGGCGAGAGCGTGCCGGGCTGCGCCGGGACCTGCTTCAGCTGCTCGATCGTCTggggcgtgcgcaggatgccgcgcggcgagttggccgcgacgcggatcGCATCGTTGTACTGGCCCtgcgaaaagagcgagtGGAACTGCTGCAGGtacagctcgtcggcgccgggcagACCGCCACGCGACGCGAGCTTGAACGCGAGATCGGTGTTGttcagcgtgccgaggatgTACGGAATGATGGTGTTCTCGTCGACGCTCACCGACAGCACCTGGCCCTTGCGGTTGACGGCGATGATGCCGTTCGTGCCCTTgtgctcggccgcgacaAACACCGTCTCGCCCGAGACGCGGTTCATGTAGatgcacgcgccgctctcgaGGTCGTACAGGTGGATGAAGCCGTACTTGGTCACGAGGTACACGATGCCGTAGCGGCGGCTGACCTGCATCGCGACTGGGAAGTCGttggcggcctcggccggGAAGAAGACGTCGACGGCCTTCTTGGTGAACACTGGGTTCTCCTGCGCGTGGTCGATCTCGACAATGTGCAGCTTGGCGCCggtggccgtgcgcacaGCAAAGGTGAACAGCTTGTACGGCACCGCTGCGTCTTGCGTCTTGAGCTCCGCAAAGGACGCGGCGTGGCCTTCGATCGGCTGcgagacgccgcgctcgcggttGTACAGCTGCATGGAGCCCTTGATCTTGAACGCgttcggcgcgtcgcccgtgTTCGACGAGATGCCGATGAGCACCATCCACTtttcgtcgtcgctcgagcggTAGTTGATGAtctgcgtctcggcgagcgacgcatgGCGGTCAAACATCTTTTGGGGCCCCGACTCGCCCTCGATGCTCCAGTGGTACACGGCCGTGTCGGTGACAATGCCCAGGACCGACGGCGAGATCCACCGCCAAAAGATCACGTCCTGGTGCATCGCGTGCGACTTGACCTTGGTCTTGGTATCCAGGTTAAAGATCTggagctggcgctgcgactTGAGCGCCAGGATCTTTTCCTCGGGGTTCATGATCGCCGAGTCTGCACTCATTGGCCGCCGGATACTGGGTCAGTGGGGATACGTACACATTGTTGATATTGTTCAGGTCCACGATCGTCACCGAGttgcccgacgcgccgctctcgcgcacgcacacAAACTTCTCGGACTCGAGCGTGACATTTGCAAACGTGATGCTCTCCGGAGCGATGCCCAGGTCCTTGAGCTGGACATGCTCCGCAAAGTTGATCGGCTTGTCCGCTGCCATACCGTCCCCGGATCGTAGCCGCTGGgaaggcgccgcgcccggcgcggtcCTTTTCGGCCGAAGCCACGTGTCGATCACCGCGCacggctgacgcagcgcaacgacgatggccgacgcggagaggacggcggcgctggaggCGTACCAGAAGGCGGTGCGCCAGCACGAAGAACGCTCCGAGGGATTGCAGAAGCGTATGTTGAATGTCTGACACAGTGCGCCAAGGCATCCGCGATCTCGAGGGCGACTATGACAAGACCGAAGACGACATCAAGGCCTTGCAATCGGTCGGCCAGATCATTGGCGAggtcctgcgcaagctggacgaggagcgaTGTACGTCAACTTCACTCACACAGACATTGTCAAGGCATCTTCGGGGCCACGATACgtggtcggcgtgcgctcgtccgTGCCACGCCacaagctcgcgcagggCGTGCGCGTTTCGCTCGACATGACGACGCTCACCATTATGCGTGTGCTTCCCCGCGAGGTGGACCCGATGGTGTACAAGATGAGCACAGAGGacccgagcggcgcgacctTTGCGGGTATCGGCGGCCTGGGCGACCagatccgcgagctgcgcgagacgatcgagctgccgctcgTCAATCCCGAGCTGTTCCAGCGTGTGGGTATCAAGCCGCCCAAGGGTGTCTTGCTCTACGGACCGCCGGGTACCGGCAagacgctcctcgcgcgcgcagtcgccgcgacgctcgagacCAATTTCCTAAAGGTCGTCGCAAGCGCGATTGTCGACAAGTACATTGGTGAGAGTGCGCGTCTGGTGCGCGAGATGTTTGCCTATGCCAAGAGCCAGGAGCCGTGCATCATCTTTATGGACGAGATTGATGCGATCGGTGGCCGCCGCTTTAGCGAAGGCACGTCGGCGGACCGCGAGATTCAGCGCACGCTCATGGAGCTGCTGAACCAGATGGACGGCTTCGACCAGCTCGGGCGGACCAAGGTGATCATGGCGACCAACCGCCCGGACACGCTGGACCCCGCTCTGCTGCGCCCGGGGCGCATCGACCGCAAGATCGAGATCCCGCTGCCGAACGAGCAGAGCCGCCTGGAGATCCTCAAGATTCATACCCGCCCCATTgccaagaaggaggagctcgactACGAGGCGATCGTCAAGCTTACTGATGGCTTCAACGGCGCCGACCTGCGCAACGTCGCGACCGAGGCTGGCATGTTTGCCatccgcgccgaccgcgacTACTGCATCCAGGAAGACTTTATGAAGGCCGCACGCAAGCTGCAGGAGGCCAAGCGCCACGAAAGCAAGATTGACTACTCGGCCGTGTAATCTACAGCACCCAGCCTTCCTGGACCCAGGGGTCGGGCGTCATCAAAAAGTAGCGGTCGAGGAAGGTGAGGAAGCGCATGCGGTACTGCCGCGGCGTGATGATCGTAGGCTCGCCTTTGCCGCCGCCACCGAGGATCGCCGTTTCTTTCACAAAGCTCTCCACGCGCTTGTCCCATGTATAGGTGCGCAGGTAGTCGATGATGCCGATCACCAGCTCGttgcgcgtctcgtcgagcacgacaaTCAGCGAGTAGTCCATCACGTTCATATCCGTCAGAAAGAGCGAGTCGTTgtagagcgccgcgcgcaaaATGCGCTTCGAgtgctcgcgcacgaggaTGGGGCACGTCTGCGACATTTGCACCAGGTTTTCGTCCATTAGCACCTCGTACGCGCGCCCGGTCTCTTGGCGCATGCGGTTGCGCGTGCTGCCCTTTAGGTCAAAGATCTTGTACACTTGATGGCCATACACGAGGTTCTCCATCACGACCACATCCAGCTTGAGACTCTTGCCGGTGTGTGCGTTCCGGAAACCGATACGAAAGTAGCCAAAGATCTTTGTGAGCGTCGTGGGACGGTCAGCCGCTTTGCAGTCCGCCACATACGCAAAGTACTGGGGGGCAAACTTGGAGAAGCCGTCAATCTCGGCACGCGACAGCTGCTTGACCACCAgccggtcgtcgcgcgtcttgaGGAATGCAGAGCCGCTCTTGCCCCCGCCCGAGTCCCACTTGAAGCACCGCGAAAGGCTCTGCACAATCGACTCGCTGCAGCCATACAtgtgccgcagcgcctcgaatTGCTCCGCAAAAAAGATCTTGCACCACAGCTTGACGGAGCCAGTGTCAAACTCGTACCCAAAGTGCGTCCCGTCGGtatcgcgcagctcgtgctcTAGATCAcgcaggtgctcggcacTCGACTGGCCGTCGGCGGGGGGGACCGCACCTTCGGTccgggcgcgtgcgtccTGCGACGCTTGGAGCTGCTCACGGTAGCTCTTCGAGTTCAGCGTAAAGGCAATGATCGAGCTCGGC
The sequence above is a segment of the Malassezia japonica chromosome 6, complete sequence genome. Coding sequences within it:
- the RPT4 gene encoding 26S proteasome subunit rpt4 (EggNog:ENOG503NVBE; COG:O) — translated: MADAERTAALEAYQKAVRQHEERSEGLQKLRQGIRDLEGDYDKTEDDIKALQSVGQIIGEVLRKLDEERYIVKASSGPRYVVGVRSSVPRHKLAQGVRVSLDMTTLTIMRVLPREVDPMVYKMSTEDPSGATFAGIGGLGDQIRELRETIELPLVNPELFQRVGIKPPKGVLLYGPPGTGKTLLARAVAATLETNFLKVVASAIVDKYIGESARLVREMFAYAKSQEPCIIFMDEIDAIGGRRFSEGTSADREIQRTLMELLNQMDGFDQLGRTKVIMATNRPDTLDPALLRPGRIDRKIEIPLPNEQSRLEILKIHTRPIAKKEELDYEAIVKLTDGFNGADLRNVATEAGMFAIRADRDYCIQEDFMKAARKLQEAKRHESKIDYSAV